Proteins encoded within one genomic window of Agelaius phoeniceus isolate bAgePho1 chromosome 9, bAgePho1.hap1, whole genome shotgun sequence:
- the BLOC1S2 gene encoding biogenesis of lysosome-related organelles complex 1 subunit 2 translates to MAAAAEGAAAAEGPPEAGAQPAKQDPAIETAEEAKEPAEADINELCKDMFSKMATYLTGELTATSEDYKLLENMNKLTSLKYLEMKDIAINISRNLKDLNQKYADLQPYLEQIDLIEEQVAALEQAAYKLDAYSKKLEAKYKKLEKR, encoded by the exons ATGGCGGCCGCGGCGGagggggcggccgcggcggaGGGGCCGCCCGAGGCCGGCGCGCAGCCCGCCAAGC AGGATCCTGCTATTGAAACTGCAGAGGAAGCTAAGGAGCCAGCAGAAGCAGATATCAATGAACTCTGCAAAGACATGTTCAGCAAAATGGCCACTTACTTGACAGGTGAACTGACAG ccACCAGTGAAGACTACAAACTCTTGGAAAACATGAATAAGCTGACTAGCTTGAAGTACTTAGAAATGAAAGATATTGCTATAAACATCAGTAGAAATCTGAAGGATTTAAACCAAAAAT ATGCTGATCTTCAGCCATATCTGGAACAGATAGACCTAATTGAGGAACAGgttgcagctctggagcaggcaGCTTATAAACTGGATGCTTATTCCAAAAAACTTG aaGCCAAGTACAAAAAACTGGAGAAACGATGA
- the LOC129123000 gene encoding broad substrate specificity ATP-binding cassette transporter ABCG2-like, with the protein MGTAQNSSDLHAVELGLCNKSMMSDTTFDHSVVSVGEEEGVGNFQRSVPTQESLRSPRGSVVSFHDIQYSVKQSSGFLCKRKIVEKKILHNVNGIMKPGLNAILGPTGSGKSSLLDVLAARKDPAGLSGEVLIDGIPQPPNFKCISGYVVQDDVVMGTMTVRENLQFSAALRLPSSISIKEKEERVTQIINELGLSKVADAKVGTELIRGVSGGERKRTNIGMELITEPPVLFLDEPTTGLDASTANAVLILLKKLSRRGRTIIFSIHQPRYSIFKLFDSLTLLASGKVLYHGPAKHALEYFSSIGYECEPFNNPADFFLDVINGDSTAVAASKDDHGPVDTGKEVSSENGVTEDNVDSSVVDVLHQKYLSSSLYQSTKEALGKVELGRGSKQRLSKQEHEITYANGFFTQLYWVSKRSLKNLIRNPQASIAQIAVTVILALVVGAIFFGVKLDRSGIQNRVGSLFFVTTNQCFSSVSAIELFIRDKKLFVHQYTSGYYRVSAYFLALMIGDLLPMRTTPAIIFSCISYWMIGYQAVAGRFFFFMLTLILVSYTATAMSLAISAGMDVVAVANLLITICFVLMLIFSGLLVNLPSVMGWLNWLKYFSIPRYGLTALQVNEYRDLYFCGEKNPNTTVLVGDTGSCPPNISEEMCSGEAYLCSQGIAPTSWAMWENIVALFCMTVIFLIIAYAKLRFMRKFT; encoded by the exons ATGGGAACTGCTCAAAACAGCAGTGACCTCCATGCAGTGGAGCTTGGCCTGTGTAACAAGAGCATGATGTCGGACACAACGTTCGATCACAGCGTTGTTTCTGttggagaagaggaaggagtGGGCAATTTCCAACGTTCTGTTCCAACACAAGAGTCCCTCCGATCTCCTCGTGGCTCTGTTGTGAGTTTCCATGACATCCAGTACTCCGTTAAGCAGTCCAGTGGATTCCTTTGTAAACGGAAAATCGTGGAAAAGAAGATTCTTCATAACGTTAA TGGCATTATGAAACCAGGCTTGAATGCTATCCTGGGGCCAACAGGGAGTGGGAAATCTTC TCTCCTAGATGTGCTGGCTGCCAGAAAGGACCCAGCAGGTCTGTCCGGAGAAGTGCTTATAGATGGCATCCCACAACCTCCAAATTTCAAGTGCATCTCAGGATATGTTGTGCAG GATGATGTTGTTATGGGCACGATGACGGTGAGGGAGAACCTGCAATTCTCTGCTGCGCTGCGACtccccagctccatcagcattaaagagaaggaagagcGAGTCACCCAGATAATCAATGAGCTGGGATTAAGCAAAGTGGCTGATGCTAAG GTCGGAACTGAATTGATCCGGGGAGTGTCTGGAGGGGAACGGAAGAGAACCAACATTGGGATGGAGCTCATCACAGAGCCACCAGTCCTTTTTCTGGATGAACCAACAACTGGTCTTGATGCCAGCACAGCCAATGCAGTCCTCATCCTTCTGAAGAA GCTCTCAAGAAGGGGGAGAACCATCATATTTTCCATCCATCAGCCCCGCTACTCCATATTCAAGCTGTTTGACAGTCTGACATTACTGGCTTCGGGAAAGGTGCTGTACCACGGTCCTGCAAAACACGCCCTGGAGTACTTCAGTTCTATTG gatATGAATGTGAACCCTTCAATAATCCAGCTGACTTCTTCCTTGATGTCATAAATGGTGATTCAACTGCTGTGGCAGCCAGCAAGGATGATCATGGACCTGTGGACACAGGAAAAG AAGTGAGCAGTGAAAATGGAGTGACAGAAGACAACGTGGATAGCAGTGTGGTAGACGTGCTGCACCAGAAGTATCTCAGCTCAAGCCTGTATCAGAGCACAAAGGAAGCACTGGGGAAAGTGGAGCTTGGACGGGGAAGCAAGCAGAGACTGTCCAAGCAGGAGCATGAGATCACCTATGCAAATGGATTCTTCACTCAGCTCTACTGGGTGTCCAAGCGTTCCCTGAAAAATCTCATCAGGAACCCACAGGCCTCCATTGCACAA ATTGCAGTGACTGTAATTCTAGCCTTGGTTGTGGGTGCTATCTTTTTTGGTGTAAAACTGGACCGAAGTGGCATTCAGAATCG GGTTGGATCCTTGTTTTTTGTCACTACAAACCAGTGTTTTTCCAGTGTCTCTGCAATTGAGCTATTCATCAGAGACAAGAAACTATTTGT CCATCAGTACACCAGTGGATATTACCGTGTGTCTGCCTACTTCCTGGCCTTGATGATAGGAGATCTGCTGCCCATGAGAACTACTCCAGCCATCATATTCTCATGCATCAGTTACTGGATGATTG GATACCAAGCTGTTGCAGGGCGGttcttcttcttcatgctgACCCTGATACTGGTGTCCTACACTGCCACAGCCATGTCCCTGGCCATCAGTGCTGGGATGGATGTGGTGGCTGTGGCCAATCTGCTCATCACCATTTGTTTTGTCCTGATGCTT ATCTTTTCTGGCCTCTTAGTGAACCTCCCTTCAGTAATGGGCTGGCTGAACTGGCTCAAGTACTTCAGCATCCCCCGATATGGCCTCACT GCCCTTCAGGTAAATGAGTATAGAGATCTCTACTTCTGTGGTGAGAAGAATCCAAATACTACAGTGTTAGTGGGAGACACAGGCAGTTGTCCCCCcaatatttcagaagaaat GTGTTCTGGTGAAGCATACCTGTGCAGCCAAGGAATTGCCCCTACCAGCTGGGCAATGTGGGAAAACATAGTGGCTCTCTTCTGCATGACTGTCATCTTCCTTATCATTGCCTATGCAAAACTCCGGTTCATGAGGAAGTTCACATAG
- the LOC129123144 gene encoding cytochrome P450 2H1-like codes for MEALGVTTILLLVCISCLLFATWRSRSQKGKEPPGPTALPIVGNLLQINPWNLPGSLKELSEKYGPVFTVHLGPQKVVVLYGYDVVKEALVDQGDDFSGRGILPLIQKLFRGTGIVTSNGETWKQLRRFALTTLRDFGMGKKGIEERIQEEAHFLVERLKNTHEKPLNPSGFLIHAVSNIICSIIFGDRFDYEDKNFLNLIDWIEENNKLQTSIHAQLYNFFPTVMDYLPGPHQQLIKNIEKVDKFTTGIVMEHQKTLDPTCPRDFIDAFLNKMEQEKGNADSKFTVETLSRTTLDLFLAGTGTTSITMRFAILILHKYPEIVEKMQKEIDSVIGRERSPRMLDRSQMPFTDAVIHEIQRYIDFLPLNVPHAVIRDTEFRDYFIPKDTLIFPMLSSVLHDSKEFPNPEKFDPGHFLNANGTFKKSDYFMPFSTGKRICAGEGLARMEIFIFLTSILQNFNLKPVVDYKDIDISPVITSLANAPRDYEVCFVPR; via the exons ATGGAGGCCCTGGGAGTGACCACTATTTTGTTGCTGGTTTGCATCTCGTGCCTCCTCTTTGCCACATGGAGAAGCAGATCTCAAAAAGGGAAGGAGCCTCCTGGTCCCACTGCACTCCCCATTGTTGGAAACCTGCTCCAGATAAACCCATGGAATTTGCCTGGAAGCTTAAAAGAG ctcagtgaGAAGTATGGTCCTGTCTTCACAGTACATTTGGGCCCACAAAAGGTTGTGGTGCTGTATGGCTATGATGTGGTAAAAGAAGCTCTGGTTGATCAAGGAGATGACTTCAGTGGAAGAGGCATCCTACCACTGATTCAAAAACTGTTCCGAGGCACAG GCATTGTGACCAGCAATGGGGAGACCTGGAAGCAGCTGAGACGATTTGCACTCACCACCCTGCGCgattttgggatggggaaaaaGGGCATTGAGGAGCGAATCCAAGAGGAAGCTCATTTTCTGGTGGAGAGGCTCAAGAACACACATG AGAAACCTCTGAACCCCAGTGGTTTCCTAATCCACGCTGTTTCCAACATCATCTGCTCCATCATCTTTGGGGATCGGTTTGACTATGAGGACAAGAATTTTCTAAATTTAATTGATTGGATAGAGGAAAACAACAAGCTCCAAACCTCTATACATGCACAG CTATATAATTTCTTCCCAACTGTCATGGATTATCTACCTGGACCTCATCAACAACTGATAAAAAACATTGAAAAAGTTGATAAATTTACAACAGGTATCGTAATGGAGCACCAGAAAACCCTGGATCCCACTTGTCCTCGAGATTTTATTGATGCTTTTCTTAATAAAATGGAACAG GAGAAAGGGAATGCTGACTCAAAATTCACCGTTGAGACCTTGAGCAGAACCACACTCGACTTATTCCTAGCAGGAACAGGGACCACAAGCATCACAATGAGATTTGCAATTCTGATTCTTCATAAATACCCGGAAATAGTAG AgaaaatgcaaaaggagattgattctgtgattggcCGAGAGCGAAGCCCTCGCATGTTGGATCGGAGCCAGATGCCCTTTACAGATGCTGTGATCCACGAAATCCAGAGATACATTGATTTCCTTCCCCTTAATGTCCCACATGCTGTAATCAGAGACACCGAGTTCAGAGACTATTTTATCCCCAAG GACACTCTGATATTCCCTATGCTGAGTTCTGTCCTACATGATAGCAAGGAATTTCCAAATCCAGAAAAATTTGACCCAGGACATTTCTTGAATGCAAATGGTACCTTTAAAAAGAGTGACTACTTCATGCCATTTTCTACAG GAAAACGCATCTGTGCAGGAGAAGGTCTGGCCCGGATGGAGATATTCATATTTTTAACATCCATCCTGCAAAACTTTAATTTGAAGCCTGTTGTGGATTACAAAGACATTGACATCAGCCCAGTAATCACCAGTCTGGCAAATGCACCCCGAGACTATGAGGTCTGTTTTGTTCCACGTTAG